In Blattabacterium cuenoti, a single window of DNA contains:
- a CDS encoding NAD(P)/FAD-dependent oxidoreductase — protein sequence MNIPIDEKLKRVVIIGAGFAGLQVAKKLKRHKFQVILIDKNNYHTFQPLLYQVATSGLEPDSIAHSIRTIIKQTHNFFFRLAHVHDINIKENKIYTNVGYIKYDYLIIAVGSVTNYFGNKNIENFSLPMKSIPEALNLRSTILQNFEYALLTNNKKEKERLMNFVIVGGGPTGVELAGALAEMKKYVLPYDYPDLDIQKMNIHLLQASPRLLDGMSTHSAKQAFNNLKDLGVNIWINCLVKDYDGKVVFTATGHNIESFNVIWAAGVKGAMIKGFFKEDINSKVDRILVNNYLRTLKYDNIFAIGDIAYMVSNKYYPNGHPMTAAPAIQQGNYLANYFNNCLLEKDKINIKPFIYKHFGSMATIGRNKAVCDFNSLKLKGFLAWIVWMSVHLFSLVGFRNRVIALMNWIIQYFQYHKSVRLIIRPFNRKKEKNNK from the coding sequence ATGAATATTCCTATAGATGAAAAACTAAAACGTGTTGTTATTATTGGTGCTGGCTTTGCTGGATTACAAGTAGCAAAAAAACTGAAACGACATAAATTTCAAGTTATATTAATTGATAAAAATAATTATCATACTTTTCAACCTTTATTATATCAAGTAGCTACTTCAGGATTAGAACCAGATTCTATTGCTCATTCTATAAGAACAATTATCAAACAAACCCATAATTTTTTTTTTAGATTAGCTCATGTACATGATATCAATATAAAAGAAAATAAAATTTATACAAATGTTGGTTATATTAAATATGATTATTTAATTATTGCTGTAGGATCTGTAACAAATTATTTTGGAAATAAAAATATTGAAAATTTTTCATTACCAATGAAATCTATTCCTGAAGCATTAAATTTACGAAGTACTATTTTACAAAATTTTGAATATGCATTATTAACTAATAATAAAAAAGAAAAAGAAAGATTAATGAATTTTGTAATTGTTGGTGGTGGGCCTACAGGAGTAGAATTAGCTGGAGCTTTAGCAGAAATGAAAAAATATGTTTTACCTTATGATTATCCTGATTTAGATATTCAAAAAATGAATATTCATCTATTACAAGCCTCTCCAAGATTATTAGATGGAATGTCTACACATTCTGCAAAACAAGCTTTTAATAATCTTAAAGATTTAGGTGTAAATATTTGGATAAATTGTTTAGTAAAAGATTATGATGGTAAAGTTGTATTTACAGCAACAGGACACAATATAGAATCTTTTAACGTTATATGGGCTGCTGGGGTAAAAGGTGCTATGATTAAAGGATTTTTTAAAGAAGATATCAATAGTAAAGTAGACAGAATTTTAGTAAATAATTATTTAAGAACTTTAAAATATGACAATATATTTGCTATTGGAGATATTGCATATATGGTATCAAATAAATATTATCCTAATGGACATCCAATGACAGCGGCTCCAGCAATACAACAAGGTAATTATCTTGCAAATTATTTTAATAATTGTTTATTAGAAAAAGATAAAATAAATATAAAACCTTTTATATATAAACATTTCGGATCTATGGCAACGATTGGAAGAAATAAAGCAGTGTGTGATTTTAATTCTTTAAAATTAAAAGGGTTTTTAGCATGGATTGTTTGGATGTCAGTTCATTTATTTAGTTTAGTAGGATTTAGAAATAGAGTAATAGCATTAATGAATTGGATTATTCAATATTTTCAATATCATAAAAGCGTACGATTAATAATAAGACCTTTTAATAGGAAAAAAGAAAAAAATAATAAATAA
- a CDS encoding chorismate-binding protein, protein MIEIKIKDLYKKIIEHYYSQKRFVLFKKPNENKIFFYSTQNNIYSTNKEDFFLISSFNQESIIKIYTKQIYFFKFDKKFKSFNKKNNIFFIKKSYQYNQLIKQAIKLIKVGFLNKIVVSKCVKIDCKNIFLRKTFQNFIIAFPNTFVVLWYNLNHDFWISATPELLITYEFCTKKLITVALAGTIIKSNINKIIHWTNKEIEEHQIVIDYIKNILQNQYDGSISIEKTKTINIGSLFHLKTTIKFLFKKNQNIFDFLNHIYPTPSICGYPKNKALDFIIKYEGYNRYFYTGYFGPVSKNKIELYLNLRCANINIKNNKIIIYAGSGITAKSNAYLEYLETENKIKNVFTNLRFNNK, encoded by the coding sequence ATGATAGAAATTAAAATAAAAGATTTATATAAAAAAATTATTGAACATTACTATTCTCAAAAAAGATTTGTTTTATTTAAAAAACCAAATGAAAATAAAATTTTTTTTTATTCTACACAAAATAATATTTATTCAACAAATAAAGAAGATTTTTTTTTAATTAGCAGTTTTAATCAAGAATCAATTATTAAAATATATACGAAACAAATTTATTTTTTTAAATTTGACAAAAAGTTTAAATCTTTTAATAAAAAAAATAATATTTTTTTTATTAAAAAATCATATCAATATAATCAATTAATAAAACAAGCAATTAAACTTATAAAAGTTGGATTTTTAAATAAAATTGTTGTATCTAAATGTGTAAAAATTGATTGTAAAAATATTTTTTTACGAAAAACTTTTCAAAATTTTATTATTGCTTTTCCTAATACTTTTGTTGTTCTTTGGTATAATTTAAATCATGACTTTTGGATTAGTGCTACTCCAGAGTTATTAATAACATATGAATTTTGTACAAAAAAATTAATTACAGTAGCTTTAGCAGGAACTATAATAAAAAGTAATATTAATAAAATTATACATTGGACAAATAAAGAAATTGAAGAACATCAAATAGTGATTGACTATATTAAAAATATATTACAAAATCAATATGATGGATCTATTTCAATAGAAAAAACTAAAACTATAAATATTGGAAGTTTATTTCATTTAAAAACTACTATTAAATTTCTTTTTAAAAAAAATCAAAATATATTTGATTTTTTAAATCACATATATCCTACACCTTCTATATGTGGATATCCAAAAAACAAAGCTTTAGATTTTATAATAAAATATGAAGGATATAATAGATATTTTTATACTGGATATTTTGGTCCTGTCAGTAAAAATAAAATAGAATTATATTTAAATTTAAGATGTGCTAATATTAATATTAAAAATAATAAAATTATTATTTATGCTGGTAGTGGCATTACTGCAAAAAGTAATGCATATCTAGAGTATTTAGAAACAGAAAATAAAATAAAAAACGTATTTACAAATTTAAGATTTAACAATAAATAA
- a CDS encoding PaaI family thioesterase translates to MKINVKNKNHLLFYLNSLTTKKTLMKFLQIKYININHDSLIGKMIIDTNKNFFQPEGFLHGGIITSLAESIGSSLSLIYVNQTLFNVFNIEISVNHIKNIKTGILFAVAKMIHKGKTLHCINVKILNNNKHIISFCKMTNIIISKKISHNNDRN, encoded by the coding sequence ATGAAGATAAATGTTAAAAATAAAAATCATTTATTATTTTATTTAAATAGTTTAACGACAAAAAAAACTTTAATGAAGTTTTTACAAATCAAATACATTAATATTAATCATGATTCATTAATAGGGAAAATGATTATTGACACAAATAAAAATTTTTTTCAACCTGAAGGATTTCTTCATGGAGGAATTATTACCTCTTTAGCTGAAAGTATTGGAAGTTCTTTATCATTAATATACGTTAATCAAACATTATTTAATGTATTTAATATAGAAATTTCTGTTAATCATATTAAAAATATTAAAACAGGAATTTTATTTGCAGTAGCCAAAATGATTCATAAAGGAAAAACTTTACATTGTATCAATGTAAAAATATTGAATAATAATAAACATATTATTAGTTTTTGTAAAATGACGAATATAATTATTTCAAAGAAGATTTCACATAATAATGATAGAAATTAA
- a CDS encoding isopentenyl-diphosphate Delta-isomerase gives MSKQIFIPLLGKNQKIIGFEEKNIIHIKGLFHQAVSILIFHPIQKMVMLQKRSYNKYHSSLLWTNTCCSHPIQNESILTAAHRCLIEEMGFDCYLENKFYFTYYKLFNNGLIENELDYVFIGYYSKSPMINTQEVDNWKWIDLNSLIQDINRYPNSYTIWFKIIMKYYLNKLNIKFYN, from the coding sequence ATGAGCAAGCAAATATTTATTCCTTTATTAGGAAAAAATCAAAAAATTATTGGGTTTGAAGAAAAAAATATAATTCATATAAAAGGATTATTTCATCAAGCAGTTTCTATTTTGATTTTTCATCCAATACAAAAAATGGTTATGTTACAAAAAAGATCTTATAATAAATATCACTCTTCTCTTTTATGGACTAATACTTGTTGTAGTCATCCAATACAAAATGAATCTATTTTAACAGCAGCTCATAGATGTTTAATAGAAGAAATGGGATTTGATTGTTATTTAGAAAATAAATTTTATTTTACTTATTATAAATTATTTAATAATGGTTTAATAGAAAATGAATTAGATTATGTATTTATTGGATATTATTCTAAATCTCCGATGATTAATACACAAGAAGTAGATAATTGGAAATGGATAGATTTAAATTCTTTAATTCAAGATATTAATCGTTATCCTAATTCTTATACTATTTGGTTTAAAATTATTATGAAATATTATTTAAATAAATTAAATATTAAATTTTATAATTAA
- the gcvT gene encoding glycine cleavage system aminomethyltransferase GcvT, translating to MKKTILYNNHIQLKAKMIIFSGYHMPLQYISSIKEHLSVRTSVGLFDISHMGKIILTGNDVKNFLQYLTTNDLFQLKSYQAQYSCMINYKGGIIDDLIIYQISNNKFLLIVNAINTEKNKKWILDHIKLYNPNNIYLLDITHKYSILSIQGPKSIMTLQKITNIDLENMPFYHFEIGTLAGIKEVLISRTGYTGSIGFEIYIQNKYSNFIWNKILDIGHIFNIHPCGLSSRDSLRLEMGYRLYGNELSENITPIEAGLSWITKFNKKFISRDLLQKQKTEGKHKKLISFIINDKRIIIPRNGHILKNQNNIPIGTVTSGCYSPILKKGIGLGFIENINMIIYNSTNYFISIKNSNIPIKIVKLPFIKKV from the coding sequence ATGAAAAAAACTATATTATACAATAATCACATTCAATTGAAAGCAAAAATGATTATATTTTCTGGATATCATATGCCTCTTCAATATATTTCTTCTATAAAAGAACATCTTTCTGTAAGAACTTCAGTTGGATTATTTGATATTAGTCATATGGGAAAAATTATTCTAACAGGAAATGACGTAAAAAATTTTCTTCAATATTTAACAACAAATGATTTATTCCAACTTAAATCTTATCAAGCACAATATTCTTGTATGATTAATTATAAAGGAGGTATTATAGATGATTTAATAATTTATCAAATTTCAAATAATAAATTTTTATTAATAGTTAATGCTATTAATACAGAAAAAAATAAAAAATGGATTCTTGATCATATTAAATTATATAATCCAAATAATATATATCTTTTAGATATTACTCATAAATATTCTATTCTATCTATACAAGGACCAAAATCTATCATGACTCTTCAAAAAATAACAAATATTGATTTAGAAAACATGCCATTCTATCATTTTGAAATAGGGACATTAGCAGGAATAAAAGAAGTATTAATATCTAGAACAGGATATACCGGATCTATAGGATTTGAAATTTATATACAAAATAAATATTCTAATTTTATTTGGAATAAAATATTAGATATAGGGCATATATTTAATATCCACCCATGTGGATTATCCTCTAGAGATTCACTTAGATTAGAAATGGGATATAGATTATATGGAAACGAATTATCAGAAAATATTACACCAATAGAAGCAGGATTATCTTGGATAACTAAATTTAATAAAAAATTTATATCTAGAGATTTATTACAAAAACAAAAAACTGAAGGCAAACATAAAAAATTGATTTCTTTTATAATTAATGATAAAAGAATTATAATTCCAAGAAATGGACATATTTTAAAAAATCAAAATAATATTCCAATTGGAACAGTTACTTCTGGATGTTATTCTCCAATTTTAAAAAAAGGAATTGGATTAGGATTTATAGAAAATATAAATATGATCATATATAATTCAACAAATTATTTTATTTCTATAAAAAATAGTAATATTCCTATTAAAATAGTTAAATTACCTTTTATAAAAAAGGTGTAG
- a CDS encoding MATE family efflux transporter, whose amino-acid sequence MIKKNNSISLYIYQFKKNLLLAIPIFFTQLGVIIIGISDNIMIGFFGKKALASISLANSIFFIIIIFGFGISSGISSLIASSDAKNDYEYGAKIFYHGLIINFILSIIMYVFIHFFILLILPYLGQPKEILEQTTSFLKILALSFIPWMIFEMFRKFSEGLSLPSPSLISTWISAFINIIFNFSFINGFYFMPKLGFLGVGYSTLIYRIIMSINIFFLLKKHKKTKIYFHNLKYFWLEKKYVKKILKIGIPSGIYMFLEMSAFAISSFISGQCGIKELAAHQIIINLVSSTFILNTCFSIPATVRVGNQLALKNYSDLIIIGWSVIFMGTIFLSICSILLICLRDYIPLLYIKNDKEVEYMVHNMMIIASIVQLFDGIQSIFMGILRGLQDVYIPLYISLFAYWILALPIGYILSIKFHIGVIGVWIGLGIGVIVSSILLLIRFQKITKKLLNTINNH is encoded by the coding sequence TTGATTAAAAAAAATAACTCAATAAGTTTATACATATATCAATTTAAAAAAAATTTATTATTAGCTATTCCTATATTTTTTACTCAATTAGGTGTAATTATTATTGGCATATCTGATAATATTATGATTGGTTTTTTTGGTAAAAAAGCATTAGCTTCAATTTCTTTAGCTAATTCAATATTTTTTATTATTATTATATTTGGATTTGGAATATCTTCTGGAATTTCTTCTTTAATAGCATCTTCTGATGCTAAAAATGATTATGAATATGGTGCTAAAATTTTTTATCATGGATTAATAATAAATTTTATATTATCTATTATAATGTATGTTTTTATACATTTTTTTATATTATTAATTTTACCATATTTAGGACAACCTAAAGAAATTTTAGAACAAACTACATCTTTTTTAAAAATTCTAGCTTTATCTTTTATTCCTTGGATGATTTTTGAAATGTTTCGTAAATTTTCAGAAGGATTATCTTTACCAAGTCCTAGTTTAATTAGCACTTGGATATCCGCTTTTATAAATATTATTTTCAATTTTTCATTTATCAATGGATTTTATTTTATGCCAAAATTAGGATTTTTAGGTGTGGGATATTCTACTTTAATATATCGTATTATTATGTCAATAAATATTTTTTTTTTATTAAAAAAACATAAAAAAACAAAAATTTATTTTCACAATTTGAAATATTTTTGGTTAGAAAAAAAATATGTAAAAAAAATATTAAAAATAGGTATTCCTTCTGGAATTTACATGTTTTTAGAAATGAGTGCATTTGCCATTTCTTCTTTTATTTCTGGACAATGTGGAATAAAAGAATTAGCTGCACATCAAATAATCATTAATCTAGTATCTTCTACTTTTATTTTAAATACTTGTTTTTCTATTCCTGCTACAGTAAGGGTCGGAAATCAATTAGCATTAAAAAATTATTCTGATTTAATAATAATAGGATGGTCTGTAATCTTTATGGGAACCATATTCCTTTCTATTTGCAGTATATTATTAATTTGTTTAAGAGATTATATTCCATTATTGTATATTAAAAATGATAAAGAAGTAGAATATATGGTACACAATATGATGATCATTGCAAGCATTGTTCAATTATTTGATGGAATACAAAGCATTTTTATGGGAATATTAAGAGGCTTACAAGACGTATATATTCCATTATATATTAGTTTATTTGCTTATTGGATTTTAGCTTTACCAATAGGATATATTTTATCTATTAAATTTCACATAGGTGTTATAGGTGTTTGGATAGGATTAGGGATAGGTGTAATAGTCTCCTCAATTTTATTGCTAATTAGATTTCAAAAAATTACAAAAAAACTTTTAAATACTATTAATAATCATTAA
- a CDS encoding DEAD/DEAH box helicase: MKTFYNLLNKHILRALEDLGFINPTQVQQKVIPYILKSDKDLIALSQTGTGKTAAFGIPIIQKTKLNLYHPQTLILCPTRELCLQITSDLRGFAKYIPIQVIPLYGGMNINQQIIYLKKHVHIIVGTPGRINDLIRRRKLSLYNIKYLILDEADEMLNMGFKEELDTIIIKLPKQRQSLLFSATMSNHINIIAKNYLIDPIEIIIGEKNIGSNDVKHIYYVVNKKNNKYFTLKKIMDVNPNIYGIIFCQTRKKTKELANSLIKDGYNADALYGDLTQFQRESVMNRFRNKTLQLLVATDVASRGLDVHDITHVINYNIPNESKIYVHRSGRTGRAGNSGISICILHTHKETRYLKEFEKKIGTSFQRITIPTDKEICEKQLLNFIDKVKNVSVDNKLINIFLPTIENQLGSFNKEELIKRLFWIEFSRLFYIYKNSKEAVLSKSSCVVKKSASRSTKKVNY; encoded by the coding sequence ATGAAAACATTTTATAATTTGTTAAATAAACATATTTTACGAGCTTTAGAAGATTTAGGATTTATAAATCCTACTCAAGTTCAGCAAAAAGTAATTCCATATATATTAAAATCTGATAAAGATTTGATTGCATTATCACAAACTGGTACAGGAAAAACTGCAGCTTTTGGAATTCCGATTATACAAAAAACCAAATTAAATCTTTACCATCCACAAACTTTAATTTTATGTCCAACTAGAGAATTATGTCTTCAAATTACTAGTGATTTACGTGGTTTTGCAAAATATATTCCGATACAAGTTATTCCTTTATATGGAGGAATGAATATTAATCAACAAATTATTTATCTTAAAAAACATGTACATATTATTGTTGGAACTCCAGGCAGAATTAATGATTTAATTAGAAGACGTAAATTGTCTTTATATAATATAAAATATCTTATTTTAGATGAAGCAGATGAAATGTTAAATATGGGATTTAAAGAAGAATTAGATACTATTATTATAAAATTACCTAAACAAAGACAAAGTTTACTATTTTCTGCAACAATGTCTAATCACATTAACATTATTGCCAAAAATTATCTTATAGATCCTATTGAAATTATTATAGGAGAAAAAAATATTGGATCTAATGATGTCAAACATATTTATTACGTAGTAAATAAAAAAAATAATAAATATTTTACTTTAAAAAAAATAATGGATGTTAATCCAAATATATATGGAATTATTTTTTGTCAAACAAGAAAAAAAACTAAAGAACTAGCTAATTCTTTAATTAAAGATGGATATAATGCTGATGCATTATATGGAGATTTAACTCAATTTCAAAGAGAATCAGTAATGAATAGATTTAGAAATAAAACTTTACAATTACTTGTAGCTACAGATGTAGCATCTCGTGGATTAGATGTTCACGATATAACTCATGTTATAAATTATAATATTCCAAATGAAAGTAAAATTTATGTTCATAGAAGTGGAAGAACTGGAAGAGCTGGAAATTCTGGTATTTCAATATGTATTCTTCATACTCATAAAGAAACTCGTTATTTAAAAGAATTTGAAAAAAAAATTGGAACAAGTTTTCAAAGAATTACTATACCAACAGACAAAGAAATATGCGAAAAACAATTACTAAATTTTATCGATAAAGTTAAAAATGTATCTGTAGATAATAAATTAATAAACATTTTTTTACCAACCATAGAAAATCAATTAGGATCCTTCAATAAAGAAGAATTAATAAAACGTTTATTTTGGATTGAATTTAGTCGATTATTTTATATTTATAAAAATTCTAAAGAAGCAGTATTATCTAAATCATCGTGTGTAGTAAAAAAAAGTGCATCTAGATCAACAAAAAAAGTAAACTATTAA
- the aroC gene encoding chorismate synthase — protein sequence MSGNTFGKLFKITTFGESHGKALGGIIDGCPSGLKLNIHFIQEELNRRKPGQSSIVTSRQESDQVIFLSGLFNEITTGAPIGFIIYNNNQKSKDYEHIKNVYRPSHSDFTYEKKYGIRDYRGGGRSSARETICRVVAGSIAKQLIKKIKIISYVSSVGQIYVDKSYSDLNFENIEKTPIRCPDIDIAKKMISKIKEVKKDGDSIGGTITCIIQNVPIGLGEPVFDKLHAELAKAMLSINAVKGFEYGSGFFGSTLTGSKHNDLFNQDESTKTNFSGGIQGGISNGMDIYFKIALKPVATIMRTQQTIDQNGNIVFMKGKGRHDPCVLPRAIPIVEAMTALVLADYWMLYKLYKYFAIK from the coding sequence ATGTCTGGAAATACATTTGGAAAATTATTTAAAATAACGACTTTTGGAGAAAGTCATGGAAAAGCATTAGGTGGAATTATTGATGGATGTCCATCTGGATTAAAACTAAATATCCATTTTATTCAAGAAGAACTTAATCGAAGAAAACCAGGTCAATCTTCTATTGTTACTTCAAGACAAGAATCAGATCAAGTCATTTTTTTGTCTGGACTTTTCAATGAAATCACTACAGGAGCTCCAATTGGATTTATTATTTATAATAATAATCAAAAATCTAAAGATTACGAACATATTAAAAATGTATATAGGCCTTCACATTCTGATTTTACTTATGAAAAAAAATATGGTATAAGAGATTATAGAGGGGGAGGGAGATCATCTGCTAGAGAAACAATATGTAGAGTTGTGGCAGGTTCTATTGCAAAACAATTAATAAAAAAAATTAAAATTATATCTTACGTTTCTTCTGTTGGACAAATATATGTAGATAAATCTTATAGTGATCTCAATTTTGAAAATATAGAAAAAACTCCTATTAGATGTCCAGATATAGATATAGCAAAAAAAATGATATCAAAAATTAAAGAAGTAAAAAAAGATGGAGATTCTATAGGAGGAACTATTACTTGTATTATTCAAAATGTTCCAATAGGGTTAGGAGAACCTGTTTTTGATAAACTACATGCAGAATTAGCGAAAGCAATGTTATCAATTAATGCAGTAAAAGGATTTGAATATGGTAGTGGATTTTTTGGATCTACATTAACAGGATCAAAACATAATGATTTATTTAATCAAGATGAAAGTACTAAAACTAATTTTTCTGGTGGAATACAAGGTGGAATATCAAACGGAATGGATATATATTTTAAAATAGCGTTGAAACCAGTTGCTACAATTATGAGAACACAACAAACTATTGATCAAAATGGAAATATAGTATTTATGAAAGGAAAAGGAAGACATGATCCTTGTGTTTTACCTAGAGCTATTCCTATTGTAGAAGCCATGACTGCATTAGTTTTAGCAGATTATTGGATGTTGTATAAATTATATAAATATTTTGCAATCAAATAA